One segment of Clostridium ljungdahlii DSM 13528 DNA contains the following:
- a CDS encoding CotS family spore coat protein, whose amino-acid sequence MDLLSERTIKKYVLPYYNMDDASIDRIKFKNTDKQRAVYKISHLNKNYCLKKVYFDEANLLFVYSAMEWLFRNNVRVPRILPTIYGGRYVKYNEMLFMLTPWITGTKCNYNIKSHLLVSISNLAKMHKVSKNFTPIKGSIERINFEKTYISFEKHFKQLLNCSNLAVKYKDKFSQLFLQYFEINLILAQMSSRISSSINYDNLNTCLCHLDYVNKNIIFDDNNKIWIIDFDKCSIDYCAHDISYFLRRFLKRNSTNWQLDITLECLNLYEKTFSLTLDDYKYIISYLAFPQKFWKISRDYYKNISKCNHNSFYYLLKKCSNNINQLKFIISLGKYVEKKFHTIII is encoded by the coding sequence ATGGATTTGTTATCTGAAAGAACTATAAAAAAATATGTACTTCCCTATTACAATATGGATGATGCATCTATAGATAGAATCAAATTTAAAAACACAGATAAGCAGAGGGCAGTATATAAAATAAGTCATCTAAATAAAAATTACTGTTTAAAGAAAGTATATTTTGATGAAGCAAATTTACTTTTTGTATATTCTGCCATGGAATGGCTTTTTAGAAATAACGTTAGAGTTCCTAGAATATTACCTACAATTTATGGAGGTCGATATGTAAAATATAATGAAATGCTTTTTATGCTTACTCCCTGGATAACGGGTACTAAATGCAATTATAACATTAAAAGTCATCTTTTAGTGTCCATCTCTAATTTAGCTAAAATGCATAAAGTAAGCAAAAACTTCACTCCCATTAAAGGTAGTATTGAAAGGATTAATTTTGAAAAAACATATATATCCTTTGAAAAACATTTTAAGCAACTGTTAAACTGCTCAAATTTAGCAGTTAAATATAAAGATAAATTCTCACAATTGTTTCTACAATATTTTGAAATCAACCTTATATTGGCACAAATGTCCTCTAGAATATCTTCTTCTATAAACTATGATAATTTAAACACCTGCCTATGCCATCTAGATTACGTAAATAAAAATATAATATTTGATGATAACAATAAAATTTGGATAATAGATTTTGATAAATGCAGCATAGACTATTGTGCCCATGATATCTCCTATTTCTTAAGAAGATTTCTAAAGCGAAATTCTACTAACTGGCAGCTAGATATAACATTAGAATGTTTAAATTTATACGAAAAAACTTTTTCGTTAACATTAGATGATTATAAATATATAATATCTTATTTAGCTTTTCCTCAAAAATTTTGGAAAATATCTAGAGATTATTATAAAAACATATCAAAATGTAATCATAATTCTTTTTACTACTTACTAAAAAAATGTTCTAATAATATTAATCAGCTTAAATTTATTATAAGTTTAGGAAAATACGTAGAAAAAAAGTTTCATACTATTATTATTTAA